A genomic stretch from Flavobacterium nitratireducens includes:
- a CDS encoding TolC family protein has product MEPYFPSSEKVLEAENLKIQQQLSEIKFDRKKAFESLSLLTNTSFDEAVSLSKPEIHWTQNKEISRPELKVYDLQNEQIELSKNAIAKNQLPKLKAFGQAGYGNPGLNMLDNSFQTFYIVGLKANWNVFDWNKAKTDKEILSVSENMVSNEKETFLLNNNLQLQEMQNEIEKLEEIKTSDTDIIALREKVLQSSDAQLKNGVITASDYLVEFTQLYEAKTNFSLHEIQLLLAQANYKTIQGN; this is encoded by the coding sequence TTGGAGCCCTACTTCCCATCATCTGAAAAAGTTTTAGAAGCCGAAAATTTGAAAATTCAGCAACAGCTTAGCGAAATAAAATTTGACAGAAAAAAAGCTTTTGAAAGCCTGTCTTTACTGACCAATACATCTTTTGACGAAGCTGTCAGTCTTTCTAAACCTGAAATCCATTGGACACAAAACAAAGAAATCAGTCGTCCTGAGTTAAAAGTTTACGATTTACAAAACGAACAAATCGAACTTTCAAAAAATGCCATTGCCAAAAACCAGCTTCCTAAACTAAAGGCATTTGGTCAGGCAGGTTACGGAAATCCAGGATTGAATATGCTCGACAATTCGTTTCAAACTTTTTATATCGTTGGTTTAAAAGCCAACTGGAATGTTTTTGACTGGAACAAAGCAAAAACAGACAAAGAAATATTAAGCGTTTCTGAAAATATGGTTTCCAATGAAAAAGAGACTTTTTTGCTTAACAACAATTTGCAATTACAGGAAATGCAAAATGAAATTGAAAAACTGGAGGAAATCAAAACCAGCGATACGGATATCATCGCTTTGCGAGAAAAGGTTTTGCAATCATCGGATGCCCAACTCAAAAACGGAGTGATAACAGCTTCGGATTATCTGGTGGAATTTACCCAATTATACGAAGCAAAAACCAATTTTAGCCTACATGAAATTCAATTGCTTTTGGCGCAGGCCAATTATAAAACGATTCAAGGAAATTAA
- a CDS encoding TolC family protein: protein MRTLNIILLFLFPLLGFGQQKISLEDCYNWVDKNYPLAKQNELITKKTTLEIENSDKDYLPKVDLNAQATYQSDVTQVPIKIPNSTINPLNKDQYRATLDVNQIIYNGGLHGLNNKLKNTQNQLQQQQIAVSLYQLKLKINQLYFSIFLLQERKAILLAKQKQLQSKIAEVKSGVKFGALLPII, encoded by the coding sequence ATGAGAACCCTCAACATCATATTGCTGTTCCTATTTCCTTTGTTAGGCTTTGGCCAACAAAAAATATCCTTAGAAGATTGCTACAATTGGGTGGACAAGAATTATCCTTTGGCCAAACAAAATGAATTAATTACAAAAAAAACTACTTTAGAAATTGAAAACAGCGATAAAGACTATCTTCCAAAAGTAGATTTGAATGCCCAGGCAACCTATCAATCGGATGTAACACAAGTTCCGATAAAAATTCCAAATTCAACAATTAATCCACTTAACAAAGACCAATATAGAGCGACTTTGGACGTTAATCAGATTATTTATAATGGCGGATTGCACGGGTTAAACAACAAACTCAAAAACACTCAAAACCAATTACAACAGCAACAAATAGCTGTTTCCTTATATCAGTTAAAACTAAAAATAAACCAACTCTATTTTTCAATTTTCCTTTTACAGGAACGAAAAGCTATTTTATTGGCCAAACAAAAGCAATTACAATCAAAAATTGCAGAAGTAAAATCGGGAGTGAAATTTGGAGCCCTACTTCCCATCATCTGA
- a CDS encoding Crp/Fnr family transcriptional regulator — MATETPNIKNAFPNFSNELIQEIEANSSLQYFKAGDVIMRTGQYIKSTMLILKGQLKIYREGDDGEEFLMYYLQPGQACAISLICSTKNQTSQITAKVVEDVEAVTFPLSLMDKWMMNHRSWYEFVIYTYRTRFEEVLEVIDNIAFRAMDERLEFYLKRHAKACGCKEINLSHQEIAIELNTSREVVSRLLKKMEQRGLLRLHRNQIELFI; from the coding sequence ATGGCAACAGAAACACCAAATATTAAAAACGCATTTCCCAATTTTTCGAATGAATTAATACAGGAAATTGAAGCCAACTCCTCTTTACAATACTTCAAAGCGGGTGATGTTATCATGCGAACAGGCCAATACATCAAAAGTACCATGCTAATCCTTAAAGGACAATTAAAAATCTATCGAGAAGGAGATGATGGCGAAGAGTTTTTAATGTATTATTTACAACCCGGACAAGCTTGTGCCATCTCTTTAATTTGTTCAACAAAAAACCAAACGAGTCAAATTACAGCAAAGGTTGTTGAAGATGTTGAGGCCGTTACTTTTCCCCTATCCTTAATGGATAAATGGATGATGAATCATCGCTCTTGGTATGAATTTGTAATTTACACCTATAGAACCCGATTTGAAGAAGTACTAGAAGTAATTGATAACATCGCTTTTAGAGCAATGGACGAACGATTAGAATTTTATTTAAAGCGACATGCAAAAGCGTGCGGTTGCAAAGAAATCAATCTTTCACACCAAGAAATTGCTATCGAATTAAACACTTCCAGAGAGGTAGTTTCCCGCCTTTTAAAAAAAATGGAACAACGCGGTTTATTGCGATTACATCGAAACCAAATTGAACTTTTTATATAA
- a CDS encoding NADP-dependent glyceraldehyde-3-phosphate dehydrogenase: MNSIPEEFKIKTLLHQDTYLVNGELKKWTGKTTEVYSTISSTEEYAPTLLGTIPFMGEAEAQEVVESASNAFNKGQGLWPTMKVADRIKCMENFVSKMKTTREEVVKLLMWEIGKSLGDSQKEFDRTVDYIYDTIEHYKQLDRSNAHFTKSQGVNAMIRRGPIGVVLCLGPYNYPLNETFSLLIPALIMGNPVIFKPAKNGVLLISPLLEAFQTSFPKGAINIVYGRGREIASPIMKSGKIDILALIGNSKSAIALQDQHPNKNRLRLVLGLEAKNPAIILPDADLDLTISECITGTLSFNGQRCTALKVLYVHESIAEEFNKRFSKAVDELVYGNPWDKSVSLTPLPEVEKPGYIQGLIDDATSKGATIINAKGGQVSENYIFPAVLFPVNKEMRVYHEEQFGPVVPIMTFKDIQEPLNDMAESNYGQQVSLFGKDSKTLAPLIDVLVNLVCRVNLNSSCQRGPDVYPFTGRKDSAVGTLSVFDALRSFSIRTFVASKDNAYNNEILQELLNNKESNFINTDYIL; this comes from the coding sequence ATGAATTCAATCCCGGAAGAATTTAAGATAAAAACATTATTACATCAAGATACCTATTTAGTAAACGGCGAATTGAAAAAATGGACCGGAAAAACTACAGAGGTTTATTCTACGATATCTTCAACAGAAGAATATGCACCTACTTTATTAGGGACAATTCCTTTTATGGGTGAAGCAGAAGCACAAGAAGTGGTGGAATCTGCGAGCAATGCTTTTAATAAAGGGCAAGGATTATGGCCTACAATGAAAGTGGCTGATCGCATTAAATGTATGGAAAATTTCGTGTCAAAAATGAAAACGACTCGTGAAGAAGTAGTTAAGTTGTTGATGTGGGAAATTGGGAAATCATTAGGTGATTCTCAAAAAGAATTCGATAGAACAGTTGATTATATCTACGATACGATTGAACATTACAAACAATTAGACCGAAGCAATGCGCATTTTACCAAAAGTCAAGGTGTAAATGCAATGATTCGTAGAGGTCCAATAGGAGTTGTATTGTGTTTAGGTCCTTACAATTATCCGTTAAATGAAACTTTTTCATTATTGATTCCGGCTTTAATTATGGGGAATCCAGTAATATTTAAGCCAGCTAAAAACGGAGTTTTATTAATTTCTCCTTTATTAGAAGCTTTTCAAACTAGTTTCCCAAAAGGAGCAATAAACATTGTTTACGGTAGAGGTAGGGAAATTGCCTCTCCAATTATGAAATCAGGAAAAATTGATATTCTGGCATTAATTGGAAATAGTAAATCCGCCATTGCTTTACAAGATCAACACCCTAATAAAAACAGATTGCGTTTGGTATTAGGATTAGAAGCTAAAAATCCAGCGATTATTTTACCAGATGCCGATTTAGATTTAACTATATCTGAATGTATTACGGGAACATTGTCTTTCAACGGTCAGCGTTGTACAGCTTTAAAAGTTTTATACGTTCATGAATCAATAGCTGAAGAATTTAATAAAAGATTTTCTAAGGCTGTTGATGAGTTGGTTTATGGAAATCCTTGGGACAAATCAGTTTCATTAACCCCACTACCAGAGGTAGAAAAACCAGGATATATACAAGGCTTAATCGATGATGCAACTAGCAAAGGTGCTACGATTATTAATGCCAAAGGTGGACAAGTATCTGAAAATTATATTTTTCCTGCTGTTTTGTTCCCTGTGAATAAAGAAATGAGAGTGTATCACGAAGAACAATTTGGGCCAGTGGTTCCAATTATGACTTTTAAGGATATTCAAGAACCATTAAACGATATGGCTGAATCAAATTATGGTCAGCAAGTGAGTTTATTTGGAAAAGACAGTAAAACATTAGCTCCACTTATTGATGTGCTAGTGAATTTAGTGTGTAGAGTTAACTTAAATAGTTCTTGCCAACGTGGACCAGACGTGTACCCATTTACAGGTCGCAAGGATTCTGCGGTAGGTACCCTTAGTGTTTTTGACGCTTTACGTTCATTTTCTATTAGAACCTTTGTGGCTTCTAAAGATAATGCTTACAATAACGAAATATTACAAGAATTGTTAAATAATAAAGAATCTAATTTTATTAATACTGATTATATCTTGTAG
- a CDS encoding rhodanese-like domain-containing protein: MNLTQEDWIAQLEEDGNAVILDVRTEAECDEGIIPNAINIDIHQGQGFISEIEKLDKSKNYYIYCRSGARSAKACEIMNELGFDNTYNLLGGMLEWEGEVI; the protein is encoded by the coding sequence ATGAATTTAACACAAGAAGATTGGATTGCTCAACTCGAGGAAGATGGGAATGCAGTAATATTAGACGTAAGAACAGAAGCTGAATGCGATGAAGGAATTATTCCTAATGCCATTAATATTGATATTCATCAAGGGCAAGGATTTATTTCTGAAATTGAAAAATTAGATAAGAGTAAAAATTATTATATCTATTGTCGTTCAGGTGCTAGAAGTGCAAAAGCTTGCGAAATAATGAATGAATTAGGATTTGATAATACCTACAATTTATTAGGCGGTATGCTTGAATGGGAAGGTGAAGTAATCTAA
- a CDS encoding MBL fold metallo-hydrolase, whose product MKIEQIYTGCLAQGAYYITSNGEAAIIDPLREVQPYLDRLERDNVKLKYIFETHFHADFVSGHLDLSKATGAPIVYGPTAQPEFEAVIATDGQEFQIGTIKIKVLHTPGHTMESATFLLLDEKGKEYAIFSGDTLFIGDVGRPDLAQKAAHMTQEQLAATLYHSLRDKIMTLPDEVIVYPAHGAGSACGKNMSKETVSTIGNQKATNYALRANMTEAEFIKEVTDGLLPPPAYFGMNVAMNKQGYESFENVLNQGMVAIPVADFEAIADESGALILDTRKNAVFAKGFIPQSINIGIEGDFAPWVGALIADVRQPIILVTEIDQEEETVTRLSRVGFDNILGHLDGGFEAWKKAGKEIDTVHRITADEFANEVNIGENTIIDVRKESEYAAEHVEDAYSKPLAYINDWIKDINPKEPFYLHCAGGYRSMIAASILQARGFRNFTEIEGGFNAIAKTSIPKTDFVCQSKTLNT is encoded by the coding sequence ATGAAAATAGAACAAATATACACTGGATGTCTTGCTCAAGGAGCCTATTACATCACTTCTAATGGCGAAGCGGCCATAATTGACCCCTTACGTGAAGTTCAACCTTATTTAGATCGTTTAGAACGTGATAATGTAAAACTAAAATACATTTTTGAAACGCATTTCCATGCCGATTTCGTTTCTGGACATTTAGACTTAAGTAAAGCAACTGGTGCTCCTATTGTTTATGGCCCCACTGCTCAACCTGAATTTGAAGCGGTAATCGCGACTGATGGTCAGGAATTTCAAATAGGTACAATCAAAATAAAAGTGTTACACACTCCAGGACACACAATGGAAAGTGCTACATTTTTACTACTTGATGAAAAAGGAAAAGAATATGCTATTTTCTCTGGAGACACATTGTTTATTGGTGATGTTGGTCGTCCTGACTTGGCTCAAAAGGCAGCACATATGACTCAGGAACAATTAGCAGCCACTTTATACCATTCGTTAAGAGATAAAATCATGACTTTACCTGATGAAGTGATTGTATATCCTGCTCACGGTGCAGGAAGTGCTTGTGGCAAAAACATGAGCAAAGAAACGGTTTCTACCATTGGCAATCAAAAAGCTACGAATTATGCTTTAAGAGCTAATATGACAGAGGCCGAATTCATTAAAGAAGTAACCGACGGCTTATTGCCTCCTCCAGCCTATTTCGGGATGAATGTTGCCATGAACAAACAAGGTTATGAAAGTTTTGAAAATGTTCTCAATCAAGGAATGGTTGCTATTCCTGTAGCTGATTTTGAAGCGATTGCTGATGAAAGTGGCGCTTTAATTTTAGATACCCGTAAAAATGCTGTATTTGCGAAAGGTTTTATACCCCAGTCAATCAATATTGGAATCGAAGGCGATTTTGCTCCTTGGGTAGGTGCTTTAATTGCTGATGTAAGACAACCTATTATTCTAGTAACCGAAATTGATCAAGAAGAAGAAACAGTTACGCGTTTGAGCCGCGTAGGTTTTGACAATATCCTTGGGCATCTTGACGGAGGATTTGAAGCTTGGAAAAAAGCAGGCAAAGAAATTGATACGGTTCACAGAATTACAGCGGATGAATTTGCTAATGAAGTAAATATAGGAGAAAACACCATCATTGATGTACGAAAAGAAAGCGAATATGCCGCCGAACACGTTGAAGATGCCTATTCTAAACCTTTGGCTTACATCAACGATTGGATTAAAGATATTAATCCGAAAGAACCGTTTTATTTACATTGTGCTGGTGGTTATCGTAGTATGATAGCTGCATCTATTTTGCAAGCAAGAGGTTTTAGAAATTTCACCGAAATTGAAGGTGGTTTTAATGCTATCGCTAAAACTTCAATCCCAAAAACAGATTTTGTTTGCCAAAGTAAAACATTAAACACATAA
- a CDS encoding methyltransferase domain-containing protein, which translates to MKDSCCSVVCDKPLDQNYWDAQYIANSTGWDLGQIAPPIQKFIDRLDNKQYRILIPGCGNTYEAEYLLDKGFTNITIIDIAPTLVANLKQKFAQKTGITIIQGDFFDLNGKYDVIIEQTFFCALPPILRQKYVWKMHQLLSTNGKLAGLLFNREFEVSPPFGGNQKEYEKLFKDAFHFDTLTLAKDSVVPRNNSELFFEFIKNEKVNVALYTFEGITCSGCMEKVSEKFAAVEIVLNVSMNSNFNEVLMVSKTEIPLHLLQQIVSYDENYKIQLMQP; encoded by the coding sequence ATGAAAGATTCTTGCTGCAGTGTTGTATGTGATAAACCTCTCGATCAAAATTATTGGGATGCACAATACATAGCCAATTCAACAGGTTGGGATTTAGGACAAATTGCTCCTCCAATCCAAAAATTTATTGATCGATTAGACAATAAACAATATCGCATACTGATACCCGGTTGTGGGAATACTTACGAAGCCGAATATCTATTGGATAAGGGTTTTACAAACATTACAATTATCGATATAGCTCCAACTTTGGTAGCAAACTTGAAGCAAAAATTTGCTCAAAAGACAGGAATTACGATTATTCAAGGCGATTTTTTTGACCTCAACGGAAAATACGATGTAATCATTGAACAAACTTTCTTTTGTGCCTTACCTCCAATACTGCGTCAAAAATATGTTTGGAAAATGCATCAGCTTTTAAGCACTAATGGAAAACTAGCGGGTTTACTTTTCAATCGCGAATTTGAGGTAAGTCCCCCCTTTGGTGGAAACCAAAAAGAATATGAAAAGCTCTTTAAAGATGCTTTTCACTTTGATACATTAACACTGGCAAAGGATTCTGTTGTACCAAGAAACAACAGTGAATTATTTTTTGAATTTATTAAAAACGAAAAGGTAAATGTTGCATTGTATACTTTTGAGGGTATTACATGTAGTGGTTGCATGGAAAAGGTTTCAGAAAAATTTGCTGCCGTAGAAATTGTTCTAAATGTAAGTATGAATTCGAATTTTAACGAAGTTTTAATGGTGAGTAAAACCGAAATACCGCTTCATTTACTACAACAGATAGTGTCTTATGATGAAAACTATAAAATACAATTAATGCAGCCATGA
- a CDS encoding TetR/AcrR family transcriptional regulator — translation MTTEEKIFNAARIVFQKKGYSGARMQEIADEAGINKAMLHYCFKNKQQLFEAVFMKAFSQLAPQINMIFNSKKTVFEKIQQFTQEYISFVIDNPFLPQFVIQEMNNNPEFVMNILHHANKPNPDFFISQIESEIANGTLKAVNPKQLLLNIFSMTVFPFAAQVMVKGILQLSDEDFRLMMEERKTTIAQDIINSIKI, via the coding sequence ATGACTACTGAAGAAAAAATATTTAATGCCGCCCGAATAGTATTTCAGAAGAAAGGCTATTCTGGTGCGCGTATGCAGGAAATCGCAGATGAAGCCGGTATTAATAAAGCTATGCTTCATTATTGCTTTAAAAACAAACAACAGCTTTTTGAAGCCGTTTTTATGAAAGCTTTTAGTCAGTTGGCACCACAAATCAATATGATCTTTAATTCGAAAAAAACCGTTTTTGAAAAGATACAACAGTTTACACAGGAGTATATTTCATTTGTTATTGACAATCCGTTTTTGCCGCAATTTGTCATTCAGGAAATGAATAATAACCCGGAGTTTGTAATGAATATTTTGCATCATGCCAACAAACCTAATCCTGATTTTTTTATCTCTCAAATCGAATCGGAAATCGCAAATGGTACTTTAAAAGCAGTTAATCCAAAACAATTACTGTTGAATATCTTTTCGATGACCGTATTTCCTTTTGCAGCTCAGGTTATGGTAAAAGGAATTTTGCAACTTTCAGATGAGGATTTTAGACTAATGATGGAAGAAAGAAAAACAACGATTGCACAAGACATCATAAATTCGATAAAAATATGA
- a CDS encoding DUF6132 family protein, with translation MNLKAVIVTIIGVILGAVAGYLYYKYVGCITGTCVITSKPLNATLYGALIGGLLSSSFIKKEKK, from the coding sequence ATGAACCTAAAAGCTGTCATAGTAACAATTATAGGAGTGATTCTAGGAGCAGTTGCAGGCTATCTGTATTATAAATATGTAGGTTGTATTACTGGAACTTGTGTTATTACTTCCAAACCTTTGAATGCTACTCTTTACGGCGCTTTAATTGGCGGATTATTAAGTAGTTCATTCATAAAAAAAGAAAAAAAGTAA
- a CDS encoding sigma-70 family RNA polymerase sigma factor, with protein sequence MRIWNKRENLKDDFVLTNLLYKSVYNEFIDHYRTQKSFYPLEKKYIDALNTIVETDDEHSLERIIKLVKREIQNLPPKCREIFLLSKEEGLTNIEIAEYKNVSIKSVEAHITKAFTILRNSIGDKTDIYLFLAFR encoded by the coding sequence ATGCGTATTTGGAATAAAAGAGAAAATCTTAAAGATGATTTTGTACTAACAAATTTGTTGTATAAATCTGTTTACAATGAATTCATAGATCATTATCGCACACAAAAATCATTTTATCCACTAGAAAAAAAATATATTGATGCATTGAATACTATTGTAGAAACGGATGACGAACATTCGTTAGAAAGAATCATCAAATTAGTTAAGCGGGAGATTCAAAATTTGCCACCTAAATGCCGTGAGATATTCTTGCTCAGTAAAGAAGAGGGACTTACTAATATTGAAATTGCTGAATACAAAAATGTTTCCATAAAATCAGTTGAAGCCCATATAACAAAGGCCTTCACAATTTTACGTAATTCAATTGGTGATAAAACCGATATTTATCTATTCTTAGCCTTTAGATAA
- a CDS encoding NUDIX hydrolase — translation MLNSYSSEDKVLLSVDCIIFGFDNEGLKILLIKRDFEPEKGKLSLMGGFLKKEESLNDAATRVLNHYTGLQNIYMEQLYSYSEVDRDPVERTISVAYYALINIENHNTELIKNYHAEWFNISHMPKLIFDHNEMVAHAMRRLRYRTSTKPVSFELLPEKFTMRQLLELYEAILDKELDKRNFISKINSLDILVKLNEKDMLSSRKGSYLYKFDKEKYDAKSLNNFALNL, via the coding sequence ATGCTAAACAGTTATAGTTCTGAAGACAAAGTGCTACTTTCAGTAGATTGTATCATTTTTGGATTTGATAATGAAGGACTTAAGATTCTTCTCATCAAAAGAGATTTTGAACCCGAAAAAGGCAAATTGTCTTTGATGGGTGGTTTCCTAAAAAAAGAAGAATCCCTAAATGACGCTGCTACCCGTGTTTTAAATCATTATACAGGTTTACAAAACATATACATGGAGCAGTTATATTCTTATAGTGAAGTAGATCGTGACCCTGTAGAAAGAACCATTTCTGTTGCTTACTATGCCCTAATTAATATTGAAAATCATAATACAGAATTAATCAAAAATTATCACGCTGAATGGTTCAATATTTCCCATATGCCAAAATTAATTTTTGACCATAACGAAATGGTTGCGCATGCCATGCGTAGACTACGTTATAGAACTTCCACTAAACCAGTAAGTTTTGAACTCTTACCAGAAAAATTCACTATGCGTCAATTGCTAGAATTATACGAAGCCATCTTAGACAAAGAACTGGACAAAAGAAATTTTATTAGTAAGATTAATTCACTTGACATATTAGTGAAACTCAACGAAAAAGATATGTTATCGTCCAGAAAAGGCTCTTATCTTTATAAATTTGATAAAGAAAAATACGATGCAAAATCACTTAATAACTTTGCATTAAACTTATAA
- a CDS encoding YgaP family membrane protein yields the protein MKKNIGKTDKTIRLTVAVILASLYFTQTVTGNFGIFLIAFAVILVITSFINFCPLYTPWGINTNKKNKVV from the coding sequence ATGAAAAAGAATATAGGTAAAACAGATAAGACTATTCGCCTTACTGTTGCAGTAATTTTAGCTAGTTTGTATTTTACACAAACAGTAACAGGTAATTTTGGTATATTTTTAATAGCCTTTGCGGTTATATTAGTGATTACAAGTTTTATTAATTTTTGTCCTTTGTATACACCTTGGGGAATTAATACAAATAAGAAAAATAAAGTCGTTTAA
- the cydB gene encoding cytochrome d ubiquinol oxidase subunit II, translating to MEFFWYIVLIGILATYLVLDGYDFGAGIIHLFFAKTEKDKKAITNAIGPFWDANEVWLIAGGGVLFYAFPTLYAASFSGFYLPLMMILWLLIFRAVGLELRGQIHNAMWEAVWDKAFGIASLLLALFFGMALGNVVRGVNLGMVVNGVSTQEPHFFFLPLWNPSFSPEAAELGIIDWFTLFLGVVSVVSLMIHGANWIIYKTNSSLNEQLRQLVYKLNFVLLVLVVVSISVWHIIEKEPFHNFINNPLLFIFPIITFVGLFGLFKVRTFKKDGTGFLFSSLFLVGGFTSTTASIFPEVLPSTNKVNPSLTIYNVANGDYALSVGVYWFAVAILLVIGYFFIQYKVFSGKMDDVGYGEH from the coding sequence ATGGAATTCTTTTGGTATATTGTATTGATAGGCATTTTAGCAACCTATTTAGTATTAGATGGCTACGATTTTGGAGCTGGGATTATTCATTTGTTTTTTGCTAAAACTGAAAAAGATAAAAAAGCAATTACCAATGCTATTGGTCCTTTTTGGGATGCCAATGAAGTTTGGTTGATTGCAGGCGGAGGGGTTTTGTTTTATGCCTTTCCAACATTATATGCTGCTTCTTTTAGCGGGTTTTATTTGCCTTTGATGATGATTTTATGGCTGTTAATTTTTAGAGCCGTAGGATTAGAATTGCGTGGGCAAATTCACAATGCAATGTGGGAAGCAGTTTGGGATAAAGCTTTTGGGATAGCCAGTTTGTTATTGGCTTTGTTTTTTGGGATGGCGTTGGGAAATGTTGTTCGTGGGGTAAATCTAGGAATGGTTGTAAATGGTGTTTCTACGCAGGAACCTCATTTTTTCTTTTTGCCTTTGTGGAATCCTAGTTTTAGTCCTGAAGCGGCCGAACTTGGAATTATAGATTGGTTTACACTCTTTCTGGGCGTTGTAAGTGTGGTGTCATTAATGATTCATGGGGCCAATTGGATTATCTATAAAACCAATTCTTCTTTAAATGAACAATTAAGACAATTGGTTTACAAATTGAATTTTGTACTACTAGTTTTGGTAGTTGTGTCAATATCTGTTTGGCATATTATTGAGAAAGAACCTTTCCATAATTTTATCAATAATCCATTGCTTTTTATTTTTCCAATAATCACATTTGTGGGTTTGTTTGGACTTTTTAAAGTGAGAACATTCAAAAAAGACGGAACAGGATTCCTGTTTTCGAGTCTTTTCCTTGTTGGAGGATTTACTTCTACAACGGCTTCTATTTTTCCCGAAGTTTTGCCTTCGACTAATAAAGTGAATCCATCGTTAACTATTTATAATGTTGCCAATGGTGATTATGCTTTATCAGTAGGTGTGTATTGGTTTGCAGTTGCTATATTGTTAGTTATTGGCTATTTTTTTATTCAGTATAAAGTATTTAGTGGAAAAATGGATGATGTAGGATATGGAGAACATTAG
- a CDS encoding sulfite exporter TauE/SafE family protein, with protein MEYFGYIASIIIGLSLGLIGGGGSILTIPILVYLFKVDPELATSYSLFIVGTTALYGGFSHYKLGNLKLKTALYFAIPSVFSILIIREVIFPKIANTLFTIASYAVSKNLLIMIVFAILMISASISMIKKTKNEDRPNKTNYPQLAFIGFLVGIVTGFLGAGGGFLIIPALLFFANLPMKQAVGTSLLIIFINSAIGFVGDLYINTPIDYRFLFSITAMAFIGMFVGILLSKRIDGTKLKPIFGWFVLVMGIYIILKEIIL; from the coding sequence ATGGAATATTTCGGATATATTGCTTCAATCATAATTGGACTTTCATTAGGATTAATTGGCGGAGGAGGTTCAATACTCACGATTCCTATTTTAGTTTACTTATTTAAAGTCGACCCTGAATTAGCCACCAGTTATTCCCTATTCATTGTAGGTACTACCGCATTATACGGAGGATTCAGTCACTACAAACTTGGTAATCTAAAATTAAAAACGGCGCTATACTTTGCGATTCCTTCTGTGTTTTCCATATTGATAATCAGAGAAGTAATTTTTCCTAAAATTGCCAATACGCTATTTACCATCGCATCTTATGCTGTGTCTAAAAACTTATTAATCATGATTGTGTTTGCCATACTCATGATTAGCGCTTCCATTTCGATGATTAAGAAAACTAAAAATGAAGATCGTCCAAATAAAACAAATTATCCTCAACTTGCCTTTATAGGCTTTCTAGTAGGCATTGTAACCGGTTTCTTAGGAGCTGGAGGTGGTTTTTTAATTATTCCTGCATTGTTATTCTTTGCTAATTTGCCCATGAAACAAGCAGTTGGAACTTCGCTGCTCATTATCTTTATCAACTCTGCAATAGGTTTTGTAGGTGACTTATACATCAATACCCCAATAGACTATCGTTTTTTGTTTTCAATAACCGCCATGGCTTTTATTGGAATGTTCGTTGGAATTTTACTATCTAAAAGAATTGACGGCACAAAACTAAAACCGATTTTTGGTTGGTTTGTATTAGTAATGGGAATTTATATTATACTCAAAGAAATCATTCTATAA